A stretch of DNA from Thermogemmatispora onikobensis:
CTCCGAGCGCCTGCGCGAGCTGGAACAGGAGGGCATCGTCGAGCGCGTCGTCTACCCACACATTCCTGTGCGCGTCGAATACCAGTTGACAGAGAAGGGCCGCGCGCTGAAGCCGGTGATCGATGCCATCCACGCCTGGGCTGAGCGGTGGATCGAGTTGCCTCTTCCTCCATCTTCGTGCCAGCCTTCAGCGATGGATTCATCTTCAGCTTCCTCCTGCTCCGAGGGAGAAACCTGCCCTCGCGAGGCCTAACTTCGCTCGCATCCCTGGCAGATAGATTGACCTTCCTTCCCCCTGCTGCTATACTCGTCTTCGCTCAGGCAGGCAGGCACCGTTCATCAGTGGCGGTCTGTACTGCTTTTGCCTCACTCCTTCTTTCTTTCTTTCTTATCAAGACTCTGTAAGGAGAAGTGCGCACATGGAAAATTTATGGGCTCCCTGGCGCATGGCCTATATCACGCCCAAGGACCAACAGGCGAAGTCGGAGGAGTGCATCTTTTGCAGCAAGCCCGCCGC
This window harbors:
- a CDS encoding winged helix-turn-helix transcriptional regulator, with translation MEKAQESATSAAFSTPSRPQQQQPLRPITQLCPRYEHAMQILGKRWTGLLIASLLDGPRRFGELTTIVGGLSDRVLSERLRELEQEGIVERVVYPHIPVRVEYQLTEKGRALKPVIDAIHAWAERWIELPLPPSSCQPSAMDSSSASSCSEGETCPREA